The following are from one region of the Leucobacter sp. Psy1 genome:
- a CDS encoding LysR family transcriptional regulator, with translation MLEHIGVFLELARWGTLRGAAAQLGLDETTVSRRLGRLEASLGVRLMDRGREGWRLTEAGRRLVPHAEAIDSQMMAATEDLAAGAGELSGALRIVTSDGFGAYVMLPKLTEFHERHPALRIEVSTSTSHTAATDRDFDVAITLERPPSKTAEVRALTDYELRLYASAQYLESHGSPRNATDLRSGHTLIWYVDALLDVEPLRLLDQVVPNATAMVQTNNIAGHLTAARAGLGIALLPTYIGEAEPDLCPVLHDQLSVRRRYWLTVPRSTLLLARVTAFCSALERIVADHPQLLPPETPDRPRRLE, from the coding sequence GTGCTCGAGCACATCGGTGTTTTTCTCGAGTTGGCGCGGTGGGGGACCCTGCGCGGCGCAGCCGCGCAATTGGGTCTCGACGAGACCACGGTCTCCCGGCGTCTCGGGCGACTCGAAGCATCACTGGGCGTGCGTCTGATGGATCGGGGTCGTGAAGGGTGGCGTCTTACCGAGGCGGGTAGACGGTTGGTGCCGCATGCTGAGGCCATCGACTCCCAGATGATGGCTGCCACCGAGGATCTCGCTGCTGGCGCGGGTGAACTGTCAGGCGCCTTGAGGATTGTCACCTCCGACGGGTTCGGGGCCTACGTTATGCTGCCGAAGCTCACCGAGTTCCACGAGCGCCACCCGGCACTCCGGATCGAGGTCTCGACTTCAACCTCCCACACCGCGGCGACCGATCGAGACTTCGACGTCGCGATCACTCTGGAACGACCTCCGTCGAAAACGGCCGAGGTGCGCGCGTTGACCGACTATGAACTGCGCTTGTACGCATCGGCTCAGTACCTCGAGTCGCACGGGTCGCCTCGTAACGCGACGGATCTGCGGAGCGGACACACGCTCATCTGGTACGTCGACGCGCTCCTCGACGTTGAGCCGCTCCGCCTCCTCGATCAGGTCGTTCCGAACGCCACGGCGATGGTGCAGACGAATAACATCGCCGGGCATCTGACCGCCGCCCGAGCAGGTCTCGGCATCGCTCTCCTGCCCACCTACATCGGCGAGGCCGAGCCCGACCTGTGTCCGGTACTCCATGATCAACTCTCAGTACGGCGTCGCTACTGGCTGACGGTGCCTCGGTCGACGCTCCTCTTGGCGCGTGTCACGGCGTTCTGCTCCGCTCTCGAGCGCATCGTGGCGGATCATCCCCAGCTTCTTCCGCCTGAAACGCCGGATCGCCCGCGCCGGTTGGAGTGA
- a CDS encoding amidohydrolase — protein sequence MTTTLYRNAVVFTADQSAGRPGPLAEAFAVDDGHFVAVGSVEEVRRAVGQTAGGAQVVEIDLGGQFVCPGVIDSHTHLVGFGDALARVLLRDCGSLVEIQQRLVAARAADPTADRVLGSGWMFGAIAEGQPTAAMLDAVLPDIPVYLDANDFHSVWVNSAALEEMGIDASTPDPVGGEIVRDAAGRATGLLLETAGTQYAGGFLSAQTTESDIIAALDRAFDAYLSVGVTGATEMSLTAAEVAGLRAIITRDGRLPFPITAHWILEPSGDIDQDLAGIDGIVHLRDALAAGPEAAWLRVAGVKFIMDGTIDACTATMIAPYANGTNAEPIWTSERIMPVAEAADRAGLQLAMHAIGDRTSEIALEVVDHCVRVNGPRARRHRIEHLESVADDTIARMAELGVVASMQPVHSDPAVLDNWKAQLGDERQELGFPWHKFRAAGVPITLGTDAPTAPHEPLPNLYIALTGGSALAPHREPYHPERAFTPAEALIALTAGGAYAGEMDRTAGRIRVGLSADFIVLDVNPLESAPAAMLTSRVRSTVVRGEERYRAE from the coding sequence ATGACGACAACGCTGTACCGCAACGCCGTCGTCTTCACGGCCGACCAGAGTGCCGGCCGGCCGGGGCCTCTCGCCGAAGCCTTCGCCGTCGACGACGGACACTTCGTCGCAGTCGGTTCAGTCGAAGAGGTGCGCAGAGCCGTCGGCCAGACCGCGGGTGGCGCGCAGGTGGTCGAGATCGACCTGGGCGGGCAGTTCGTCTGCCCAGGGGTGATCGATTCGCACACCCACCTCGTCGGCTTCGGCGACGCCCTCGCTCGCGTTCTGCTGCGAGACTGCGGGTCGCTCGTGGAGATCCAGCAGCGACTCGTCGCTGCACGAGCGGCGGATCCGACGGCCGATCGCGTGCTCGGTAGCGGTTGGATGTTCGGGGCGATCGCAGAGGGGCAGCCGACCGCGGCGATGCTCGATGCGGTGCTCCCCGACATACCGGTCTACCTCGACGCCAACGACTTCCACTCGGTATGGGTCAACTCCGCCGCGCTGGAGGAGATGGGGATCGATGCGTCGACGCCCGACCCCGTGGGCGGCGAAATCGTGCGAGACGCGGCGGGCCGCGCGACGGGTCTGCTGCTCGAAACCGCGGGTACGCAGTACGCCGGCGGGTTCCTGAGCGCACAGACGACTGAGAGCGACATCATCGCAGCCCTGGATCGCGCCTTCGACGCATACCTCTCCGTCGGCGTGACGGGTGCCACGGAGATGTCGTTGACCGCTGCAGAGGTTGCCGGGCTGCGTGCCATCATCACGCGAGACGGTCGACTCCCGTTCCCGATCACGGCGCACTGGATACTCGAGCCCAGCGGCGACATTGACCAGGACCTCGCCGGGATCGATGGCATCGTGCACTTGCGCGACGCGCTCGCCGCGGGCCCGGAAGCGGCGTGGCTACGCGTCGCCGGCGTAAAGTTCATCATGGACGGCACGATCGATGCTTGCACGGCGACCATGATCGCTCCGTACGCGAACGGCACGAACGCCGAACCGATCTGGACGTCGGAGCGCATCATGCCGGTGGCCGAGGCCGCCGATCGTGCTGGCCTGCAGCTCGCGATGCACGCGATCGGGGATCGCACGAGCGAGATCGCACTCGAAGTCGTCGACCACTGCGTCCGCGTCAACGGACCGCGCGCGCGACGTCACCGAATCGAGCATCTGGAGAGCGTGGCCGATGACACCATCGCCCGCATGGCCGAGCTCGGGGTGGTGGCGTCGATGCAGCCGGTGCACTCCGACCCCGCGGTGCTCGACAACTGGAAGGCACAACTCGGCGACGAACGTCAAGAGCTCGGCTTCCCGTGGCACAAGTTTCGCGCGGCGGGCGTGCCGATCACCCTCGGTACCGATGCACCGACCGCACCGCACGAACCGCTGCCCAATCTGTACATCGCGTTGACCGGCGGATCGGCGCTGGCCCCTCACCGAGAGCCCTACCATCCGGAGCGCGCGTTCACTCCGGCCGAGGCGCTGATCGCGCTGACCGCCGGCGGGGCCTACGCGGGGGAGATGGACCGGACTGCCGGCCGCATTCGAGTGGGACTGAGTGCCGACTTCATCGTGCTCGATGTGAACCCGCTCGAGAGTGCTCCAGCCGCGATGCTGACGTCTCGGGTGCGATCCACGGTCGTGCGAGGCGAAGAACGGTATCGGGCGGAGTGA
- a CDS encoding amidase, producing MTNQPLHYETIENISHLLARGELSAVELTDAMLDRIAAVDPVLGAYAHVDGAGARASAARLDQERAAGTWRGPLHGVPLAVKDIYADAGQPLEVGMPSRIGAVAEETATVVRRLRDAGAVIIGRVHTTEGVYGEHTAPFVAPKNPWGLDRWVGVSSSGSASSTAGGLAFAALGSDTGGSIRMPSSANGATGIKPTWGRCSRFGVFELGATLDHVGPIARSARDAGFVLEAIAGYDVHDPTSLAAPVDPYGARTSTDLSGTRIGLDVDWALGDVSDTVRRGMLEAIDQLEQLGAEFVPVRFPDPEQINEDWFVVCGVQTATAHGSWFDTHEATYGAALHELISIGRSTSGVGYQEVLQRREWFKGQVNHLLSEVDALFIPGLPYEAPLASDTVQMGAQQLAEVHRYTVPFTMSQVPTITFPIGFTEAEGLPVAGQLVGARLTEANLVRIASAFQRVSRFHLKHPAL from the coding sequence ATGACCAACCAGCCCCTCCACTACGAGACCATCGAGAATATCTCGCACCTCCTCGCTCGGGGAGAACTCAGCGCCGTCGAACTCACCGACGCCATGCTCGATCGGATTGCCGCAGTCGACCCCGTTCTGGGCGCCTATGCGCACGTCGACGGGGCCGGCGCGCGAGCATCCGCTGCTCGGCTCGATCAGGAGCGTGCCGCCGGTACTTGGAGGGGGCCGCTTCACGGAGTGCCCCTCGCGGTCAAGGACATCTATGCGGATGCTGGCCAGCCTCTCGAAGTCGGGATGCCGAGCCGCATCGGAGCAGTCGCGGAAGAGACAGCCACCGTCGTGCGTCGCCTGCGCGACGCTGGCGCGGTCATCATCGGCCGCGTACACACGACCGAGGGCGTGTACGGGGAACACACCGCTCCGTTCGTCGCACCGAAGAACCCATGGGGGCTTGATCGGTGGGTGGGAGTATCGTCGAGCGGCAGTGCATCGTCGACCGCGGGCGGGCTGGCCTTCGCCGCCCTCGGCTCGGACACCGGTGGATCGATCCGAATGCCATCGTCGGCCAACGGCGCCACTGGGATCAAGCCGACCTGGGGGCGGTGCAGCAGATTCGGCGTCTTCGAGCTCGGAGCAACCCTCGACCACGTCGGCCCGATCGCGCGGTCAGCACGCGACGCCGGCTTCGTCCTCGAGGCGATCGCCGGTTACGACGTGCATGATCCGACGTCGCTCGCTGCCCCGGTCGACCCGTACGGGGCCAGGACCTCGACCGACTTGAGTGGAACACGGATCGGCCTCGACGTCGACTGGGCGCTCGGCGACGTCTCAGACACGGTTCGGCGCGGCATGCTGGAGGCCATCGACCAGCTTGAACAGCTCGGCGCCGAGTTCGTTCCGGTGCGCTTCCCCGACCCCGAGCAGATCAACGAAGACTGGTTCGTCGTCTGTGGCGTGCAGACGGCGACAGCGCACGGTTCGTGGTTCGATACCCACGAGGCGACCTACGGCGCCGCCCTCCACGAGCTGATCTCGATTGGCCGGAGCACCTCCGGAGTCGGGTACCAGGAAGTGCTGCAGCGCCGGGAGTGGTTCAAGGGACAGGTCAATCACCTGCTCTCCGAGGTCGATGCGCTCTTCATCCCCGGGCTCCCCTACGAGGCCCCACTGGCCTCGGATACGGTGCAGATGGGGGCTCAACAGCTCGCCGAAGTGCACCGATACACGGTGCCCTTCACGATGAGCCAGGTACCGACGATCACGTTCCCGATCGGATTCACCGAGGCGGAAGGACTCCCGGTCGCGGGGCAGCTCGTCGGCGCTCGACTGACCGAAGCCAACCTGGTGCGGATCGCGAGCGCGTTCCAGCGGGTGTCGCGTTTTCACCTGAAGCACCCGGCCCTGTGA
- a CDS encoding cytosine permease codes for MAWRDAFTSPATSLDDQMESYATSRVPSSQRWPAFAILLILTGNVTAMFWFTLGGQIGFLVGWPNMLLPIGYLIIVSTILGSLIMRIASKEGLSLVLLTRGLGFGAKGSALASFVYGINYIFYFIFEGSIVSHALSEYFGIGQGSPMASVIFALVGAAALYFAWRGMHSMNILQRFGMPIFIGLFIVGMFMLADGHAIVGPGQWESLSPNDPTVMAQAFSLVNGQIVFQALLATDYGRFSRTQIGYRGTAGIMFGELVMISVVMILGALLAFTLYPTLTQDNPELWATDPGFVFALVMGFLGVVFTIITQIRINVMNLYSGSLAFANTWDAFAKRPIKRNYWMVGLLILGIALYPINVLQYTDTFLAVTGIMTNTWIFILLADYFICRKALKYASTDRIEYEDHEVRKWNPCGIIAMVVAVAIGALGLVGLYPVYYASFAAMFVGPILHIILTAITRGRFYAVAPVAARV; via the coding sequence ATGGCCTGGAGAGACGCATTCACGAGTCCCGCAACCTCGCTGGACGATCAGATGGAGAGCTACGCGACGTCGCGCGTGCCCAGCTCTCAGAGATGGCCCGCGTTCGCGATTCTGCTCATCCTGACCGGCAACGTCACAGCGATGTTCTGGTTCACCCTGGGGGGTCAGATCGGTTTTCTGGTGGGGTGGCCGAACATGTTGCTCCCGATCGGGTACCTAATCATCGTGTCGACGATCCTCGGGTCGCTCATCATGCGTATCGCGTCCAAGGAGGGCCTCAGCCTCGTCTTACTCACCCGCGGTCTCGGTTTCGGGGCCAAGGGATCAGCGCTCGCCTCGTTCGTCTACGGCATCAATTACATCTTCTACTTCATCTTCGAGGGCAGTATCGTCTCGCACGCCCTCAGCGAGTACTTCGGGATCGGCCAAGGCTCGCCGATGGCGAGCGTCATCTTCGCACTTGTCGGGGCGGCCGCACTCTACTTCGCTTGGCGCGGAATGCACTCGATGAACATCCTCCAACGATTCGGCATGCCGATCTTCATCGGGCTCTTCATCGTCGGCATGTTCATGCTCGCCGACGGCCACGCGATCGTGGGCCCAGGCCAATGGGAGTCCCTTTCCCCCAACGATCCGACAGTCATGGCTCAGGCGTTCTCACTGGTGAATGGGCAGATCGTCTTCCAAGCCCTGCTCGCGACGGATTACGGCCGCTTCTCTCGCACGCAGATCGGCTACCGCGGCACCGCGGGCATCATGTTCGGCGAGCTCGTAATGATCTCCGTGGTGATGATCCTCGGCGCGCTTCTCGCCTTCACTCTGTATCCGACACTGACCCAGGACAATCCTGAGCTCTGGGCCACCGACCCTGGGTTCGTGTTCGCGCTCGTGATGGGCTTCCTCGGGGTCGTATTCACGATCATCACTCAGATCCGCATCAACGTCATGAATCTCTACTCAGGATCACTGGCGTTCGCGAACACCTGGGACGCGTTCGCCAAGCGGCCGATCAAACGGAATTACTGGATGGTCGGCCTGCTGATTCTCGGTATCGCCCTATATCCGATCAACGTGCTGCAGTACACGGACACTTTCCTCGCGGTGACGGGCATCATGACGAACACTTGGATCTTCATTCTCCTTGCCGACTACTTCATCTGCCGAAAGGCCCTCAAGTACGCCTCCACCGACCGGATCGAGTACGAAGACCACGAGGTGCGCAAGTGGAACCCCTGCGGCATCATCGCCATGGTGGTCGCCGTCGCCATCGGCGCGCTCGGGCTCGTCGGCCTTTACCCCGTGTACTACGCTTCATTCGCGGCCATGTTCGTCGGCCCGATCCTGCACATCATTCTGACCGCGATCACTCGCGGTCGCTTCTACGCGGTCGCGCCCGTCGCCGCTCGAGTTTGA
- the hemQ gene encoding hydrogen peroxide-dependent heme synthase, with protein MWSVFAHRTGMLADRAYAVREAREAWASNDDGVTVRGLYRVSGLRADADWFVWTHGPSITALQNRYAAFRKTAWGRASTPVWSAVGVHRPAEFSRDHVPAYLRDVAPARFLTVYPFVRSYEWYLLPEDERRALLIDHGAAARPFPDVIANTVSAFALGDFEWILALEAEHLHRLVDVMRAFRGTYARRHVREETPFFTGERTSIEALISDVP; from the coding sequence ATGTGGTCGGTGTTCGCACACCGGACAGGCATGCTCGCGGACCGCGCATACGCGGTCCGCGAAGCGCGCGAGGCGTGGGCATCGAACGATGACGGGGTGACCGTACGCGGCCTGTATCGCGTTTCCGGTCTGCGCGCGGACGCCGATTGGTTCGTGTGGACGCACGGTCCGAGCATCACCGCGCTGCAGAATCGGTATGCCGCCTTCCGGAAGACCGCGTGGGGGCGCGCGAGCACGCCGGTGTGGAGCGCCGTCGGTGTGCACCGACCCGCCGAGTTCTCCCGAGACCACGTGCCCGCATACCTGCGCGACGTCGCACCCGCGAGGTTCCTGACGGTGTACCCCTTCGTCCGGTCATACGAGTGGTATCTGCTGCCAGAAGACGAGCGCCGGGCCCTGCTCATCGATCACGGTGCCGCGGCGCGCCCATTCCCCGACGTGATTGCGAACACCGTCTCCGCCTTCGCGCTCGGTGACTTCGAGTGGATCCTGGCACTGGAAGCGGAGCACCTGCACCGACTCGTCGATGTGATGCGAGCGTTCCGCGGCACCTACGCCCGACGGCATGTCCGCGAAGAGACCCCCTTCTTCACCGGCGAGCGCACGTCGATTGAGGCGTTGATCTCGGATGTGCCGTGA
- a CDS encoding GlsB/YeaQ/YmgE family stress response membrane protein, protein MGFFAFIILGLIAGAIAKAIMPGKQGGGWIVTLILGVVGAVVGGWLGSLLFDASLEEFWSLQTWALAIGGSLVVLLIWGLIFGRKKA, encoded by the coding sequence ATGGGATTTTTCGCATTTATCATCCTCGGCCTCATCGCGGGCGCGATCGCGAAAGCCATCATGCCGGGCAAGCAGGGTGGCGGCTGGATCGTCACTTTGATCCTCGGCGTCGTGGGCGCTGTCGTGGGAGGCTGGCTCGGCTCGCTGCTCTTCGACGCGTCGCTTGAGGAGTTCTGGTCGCTCCAGACCTGGGCGCTCGCCATCGGCGGATCTCTCGTGGTCCTGCTGATCTGGGGACTCATTTTCGGCCGCAAGAAGGCGTGA
- a CDS encoding MarR family winged helix-turn-helix transcriptional regulator has protein sequence MTSTDPLSLERQVCFALTVASRSIVAAYRPVLDPLGITHPQYLVLLALWEEEPLALTELATRLHQEAPTLSPLVKRLEARGLVERRRNTEDERRLEVSLTSAGADLRRRAERVPAEMASRLGMSTARLEELHAAMLELIEASERSLRNDMGSTPREA, from the coding sequence ATGACGTCGACCGATCCGCTGTCCCTCGAGCGCCAGGTGTGCTTCGCGCTCACTGTGGCCTCCCGCAGCATCGTCGCGGCGTACCGCCCCGTACTCGACCCGCTCGGCATCACCCACCCGCAATACCTCGTCCTGCTCGCCCTCTGGGAAGAAGAGCCGCTTGCGCTCACCGAACTCGCCACGAGACTGCACCAGGAAGCGCCGACACTGTCACCGCTCGTCAAACGTCTTGAAGCACGCGGTCTCGTCGAACGACGCCGAAATACCGAGGACGAGCGTCGACTGGAGGTGTCCCTGACCTCGGCGGGAGCAGACCTGCGCAGGCGCGCCGAGCGCGTTCCCGCTGAAATGGCGTCCCGTCTCGGAATGAGCACCGCTCGGCTCGAAGAACTCCACGCAGCGATGCTTGAACTCATCGAAGCCAGCGAGCGTTCACTGCGGAACGATATGGGATCGACGCCGCGCGAGGCTTGA
- a CDS encoding APC family permease encodes MSQASGAHLKRTLGVFTLTLFGLSYMAVGTVFTTYGIVNQLTEGHLVDSYVVALVVMLFTAGSYAAMVRRYPVAGSAYTYSQQAFGGATGFLTGWVLMLDYLFIPMINFLILGLYVGTQFPSVPSWIFTLAALIGVFIFNVLGISLVGKINTVIVVVSVAAVIVFAILAIKAAINDPNAPSLLEPFIPGSAGYSPIFTGAAVLALSFLGFDAVSTLSEEAKNPRRDIPRAIMLTTIVGGLLFIFVSYVGARAYYLSDWSTASDDLLNAAGAVLFSHVGGDVLAIIFVIITVAGCFGSGLAGQVAVSRILYSMGRDGILPKPLGKLSRRFGTPVVAATTVSVVALASLFVSLEQAAFMISFGALAAFAMVNLSVIRTYLFPKGGRTEPVTAWAWIRYGLLPFIGFGLTIWLWTSLESLTWIIGGIWVAIGVVILALKTGFFRKPVPKLNFSEEIPSTEAIDALSAEYPLDEHAGARTASGEADGPQR; translated from the coding sequence GTGAGCCAAGCATCCGGTGCGCATCTCAAACGCACCCTCGGCGTCTTCACCCTCACCCTCTTCGGGTTGTCGTACATGGCGGTCGGTACCGTCTTCACCACTTACGGCATCGTCAACCAGCTCACCGAAGGCCATCTCGTCGACTCGTACGTCGTAGCCCTTGTCGTCATGCTATTCACCGCCGGGAGTTATGCGGCGATGGTACGGCGCTACCCGGTCGCCGGATCCGCGTACACCTACTCGCAGCAAGCGTTCGGCGGCGCCACCGGGTTCCTCACGGGCTGGGTTCTTATGCTCGACTACCTGTTCATCCCGATGATCAACTTCCTGATCCTCGGTCTGTACGTCGGGACGCAGTTCCCGAGCGTGCCGAGCTGGATCTTCACGCTCGCCGCCCTCATCGGCGTATTCATCTTCAACGTGCTCGGCATCTCGCTCGTCGGGAAGATCAACACGGTGATCGTTGTGGTCTCGGTCGCCGCGGTGATCGTCTTCGCAATCCTCGCCATCAAGGCCGCGATCAACGACCCCAACGCCCCCTCGCTGCTCGAGCCGTTCATCCCCGGTTCGGCCGGCTACAGCCCGATCTTCACGGGCGCTGCCGTGCTCGCCCTGTCATTCCTCGGATTCGATGCTGTCTCGACGCTGTCGGAAGAGGCGAAGAACCCGCGCCGTGATATTCCCCGCGCCATCATGCTGACGACGATCGTCGGCGGACTGCTCTTCATCTTCGTCTCATACGTCGGTGCGCGCGCGTACTATCTCTCTGACTGGAGCACCGCCTCGGACGACCTGTTGAACGCGGCGGGGGCCGTGCTGTTCAGCCACGTGGGCGGCGACGTACTGGCCATCATCTTCGTGATCATCACCGTTGCCGGCTGCTTCGGTTCCGGTCTCGCCGGCCAGGTCGCCGTCTCGCGCATCCTGTACTCGATGGGTCGCGATGGGATTCTGCCGAAACCCCTCGGCAAGCTCTCACGGCGCTTCGGCACCCCGGTCGTGGCGGCGACCACGGTTTCCGTCGTCGCGCTCGCGAGCCTCTTCGTCAGTCTCGAACAGGCGGCGTTCATGATCAGCTTCGGAGCTCTCGCCGCCTTTGCGATGGTCAACCTCTCGGTGATCCGCACCTACCTCTTCCCGAAGGGCGGGCGCACCGAGCCCGTCACCGCCTGGGCGTGGATCCGCTATGGACTGCTCCCGTTCATCGGCTTCGGGCTGACCATCTGGCTGTGGACCTCGCTCGAGAGTCTGACCTGGATCATCGGCGGCATCTGGGTCGCCATCGGCGTCGTGATTCTCGCTCTCAAGACCGGGTTCTTCCGTAAGCCCGTGCCGAAGCTGAACTTCTCCGAGGAGATCCCGTCGACGGAGGCCATTGACGCGCTGTCTGCGGAGTACCCGCTTGATGAGCACGCCGGAGCCCGAACGGCCTCCGGCGAGGCGGATGGACCGCAGCGATGA
- a CDS encoding TspO/MBR family protein, with protein sequence MTSESVAAPAVKPPLGRQIVVLIAMIAAVALVSFLGSLASTSNVEGWYQDAEKVPWNPPGSVFGPAWGVLYAANAVVGFLLWRAGYRGAGAPNASRRALTVFGVQLGLNLLWTPTFFAGYPIIGAPAWWAGLVVITALIIAVIWLMVLARRRSTAATILLVPYLLWLLFASTLNIGIIALN encoded by the coding sequence ATGACATCAGAATCCGTTGCTGCGCCCGCAGTGAAGCCTCCCTTGGGTCGTCAGATCGTGGTGCTCATCGCCATGATCGCGGCGGTGGCACTCGTCTCGTTCCTGGGGTCGCTGGCCTCCACGTCGAACGTCGAAGGGTGGTACCAGGATGCCGAGAAGGTGCCATGGAATCCGCCAGGCTCCGTGTTCGGGCCGGCTTGGGGTGTGCTCTACGCGGCGAACGCCGTCGTCGGGTTTCTCCTCTGGCGCGCCGGGTACCGCGGCGCGGGTGCACCGAACGCCTCGCGGCGGGCGCTCACGGTGTTCGGCGTGCAGCTCGGACTGAACCTTTTGTGGACTCCGACGTTCTTCGCCGGATATCCGATCATCGGAGCCCCCGCATGGTGGGCGGGACTCGTCGTGATCACGGCACTCATCATCGCCGTGATCTGGTTGATGGTGTTGGCGCGACGTCGCTCGACGGCGGCGACCATCCTGCTCGTGCCCTACCTCCTCTGGCTGCTGTTCGCGTCGACGCTGAACATCGGGATCATCGCGCTGAACTGA
- a CDS encoding TetR/AcrR family transcriptional regulator, with protein sequence MAGQKRRGVGRPNENVLSRVLIVETALDLLDRHGRDGFGMRDIAHELGVRPSALYNHVSSKDDVFKGIREVIATRITVAPFTTQRWDEALRTWARSYREVFASHPPTIALLAVMPFATDSEIFTTYEQVIEALHREGWERWEALNILVAMESFILGSALDAAAPADLMSPGDRGDVPQFSEAYAQRETRTTETGASPADQAFESGLDVFMMGLQAQRDARAGREEERLARQRRPQ encoded by the coding sequence ATGGCAGGCCAGAAGCGAAGAGGCGTCGGCAGGCCGAACGAGAACGTTCTCTCCCGCGTACTGATCGTCGAGACTGCGCTTGACCTGCTCGACCGTCACGGCCGCGACGGTTTCGGAATGCGAGATATCGCACACGAACTCGGAGTGCGCCCTTCGGCGCTGTACAACCACGTCTCCAGTAAGGATGACGTCTTCAAGGGCATTCGCGAGGTCATCGCTACCCGCATCACGGTCGCCCCGTTCACGACGCAGCGGTGGGATGAGGCGCTCAGAACCTGGGCGCGCTCCTATCGCGAAGTGTTCGCCAGCCACCCGCCCACCATCGCCCTGCTCGCGGTGATGCCGTTCGCGACCGACTCCGAGATCTTCACCACCTACGAACAGGTCATCGAGGCACTGCACCGCGAAGGGTGGGAGCGGTGGGAAGCGCTCAACATTCTCGTCGCGATGGAGTCGTTCATCCTCGGCTCCGCGCTCGATGCGGCGGCTCCAGCCGACCTGATGTCACCGGGCGATCGCGGGGATGTTCCCCAGTTCTCCGAGGCGTATGCCCAACGAGAGACTCGAACCACCGAGACCGGCGCGAGTCCGGCGGACCAGGCGTTCGAGTCGGGGCTGGACGTATTCATGATGGGCCTGCAGGCCCAGCGGGATGCGCGAGCAGGACGCGAAGAAGAGCGCCTCGCCCGACAGCGCAGACCGCAGTGA
- a CDS encoding iron-containing alcohol dehydrogenase, giving the protein MAQHIAVPPILSIGGGALREMHDVIARLGASRALIVTDAFLSSTGLAARLAEDLTSSDIPTAIFDGTVPDPTTASLKAGVDAVHAHRADVIIGLGGGSPIDSAKALAVLARRGGTMSELKAPVQYTGSALPIVAVPTTAGTGSEATQFTVITDSETGEKMLCGGPSYLPTAALVDYELTLTMPQRLTADTGLDALTHAVEAYVSSRASGFSDAVALQAIRQIGQHLRRAVADGTDRGARSAMMEAATLAGIAFSNSSVALVHGMSRPLGAHFHVAHGMANAMLFAAVTEFSLGVSDARYADCARALGVATERDDDSAAARALVAELHRLSVELEVPSPRAFGISSEAWEQALSVMAEQALASGSPANNPRIPEHAEIVELYRRIYDAR; this is encoded by the coding sequence ATGGCGCAACACATCGCTGTTCCACCCATTCTGAGTATCGGAGGTGGTGCCCTGCGAGAGATGCACGACGTGATCGCCCGCCTCGGCGCGTCTCGCGCGCTCATCGTGACCGATGCCTTCCTGTCGAGCACCGGTCTCGCGGCGCGCCTCGCGGAAGATCTGACATCCTCGGACATTCCGACAGCGATCTTCGACGGTACGGTTCCCGATCCCACGACCGCTTCACTCAAGGCCGGTGTCGATGCCGTTCACGCTCACCGGGCCGACGTCATCATCGGACTCGGCGGGGGAAGCCCGATCGACAGCGCCAAGGCACTCGCAGTACTCGCCCGACGCGGAGGCACCATGAGCGAGCTGAAGGCCCCGGTGCAGTACACCGGCTCCGCGCTACCCATCGTGGCGGTGCCGACGACCGCCGGTACCGGCTCGGAGGCCACCCAGTTCACCGTCATCACCGATTCCGAAACCGGTGAGAAAATGTTGTGCGGAGGGCCATCGTACTTGCCAACAGCAGCACTCGTGGACTACGAACTCACGCTCACGATGCCCCAGCGCCTCACCGCGGACACCGGTCTCGACGCACTAACCCACGCCGTGGAGGCGTACGTGAGCTCCCGGGCCTCAGGTTTCTCCGACGCCGTTGCGCTGCAGGCAATCCGGCAAATCGGGCAGCACCTCAGACGAGCCGTCGCCGATGGGACCGACCGCGGCGCCCGGTCAGCCATGATGGAGGCCGCGACGCTCGCGGGTATCGCGTTCTCGAATTCTTCAGTCGCTCTTGTGCACGGCATGAGTCGCCCGCTCGGGGCGCACTTCCATGTCGCGCACGGGATGGCGAATGCGATGCTCTTCGCGGCAGTGACCGAGTTTTCACTCGGTGTCTCCGACGCTCGATACGCGGACTGCGCTCGCGCGCTCGGCGTGGCCACCGAGCGTGACGATGATTCTGCGGCGGCGCGCGCGCTCGTCGCCGAGCTCCACCGATTGAGCGTCGAACTCGAGGTACCGTCGCCTCGCGCATTCGGCATCTCATCCGAAGCGTGGGAGCAGGCCCTCTCAGTGATGGCAGAGCAGGCCCTCGCCTCGGGCTCACCCGCCAACAATCCGCGCATTCCCGAGCACGCCGAAATCGTCGAGCTCTATCGCAGGATCTACGACGCCCGCTAG